One genomic segment of Gossypium arboreum isolate Shixiya-1 chromosome 3, ASM2569848v2, whole genome shotgun sequence includes these proteins:
- the LOC108475616 gene encoding cytochrome P450 CYP749A22-like isoform X2 — translation MGETSQVDESCFSWGKFKGVLFGQNMTPAVIASVETMLEKWKGKEGKEIEVYQEFRLLTSEVISRTAFGSSYLEGEKIFAMLNKLSIIMSRNLFNTKIPLISKLWKPADLLESERLANEIQDCVMKIVKKREDRVVNAEADSFGNDFLGLLVNAYHDLDDKNRLSMEDLVAECKTFYVAGQETVNALLAWMVLLLAIHKDWQEKARREVIEVFGNQNPDSDGISKLKIITMIIYETLRLYGPTNGLPRRVARKVQVGKLVFPANINLLIAKAALHHDHQLWGDDVHIFKPERFADGIAKATNYNAAAFFPFGLGPRFCVGMTFATTETKIALSMILQRYSFTLSPAYVHSPVHIITLQPEHGIQVILESLHNGA, via the exons ATGGGTGAAACATCGCAAGTTGACGAATCATGTTTTTCATGGGGAAAGTTTAAAG GGGTACTGTTTGGGCAGAACATGACACCAGCAGTAATTGCAAGTGTTGAAACAATGCTAGAGAAATGGAAAGGCAAAGAAGGCAAAGAGATTGAAGTCTATCAAGAATTTAGATTATTGACTTCAGAAGTGATATCCAGAACAGCTTTTGGTAGCAGCTACTTGGAAGGGGAGAAGATTTTTGCCATGTTGAACAAGTTATCAATAATTATGAGCCGAAATCTTTTTAATACTAAAATTCCTTTGATCAG CAAGTTATGGAAACCTGCTGATTTGCTGGAGTCTGAAAGACTTGCAAATGAAATACAAGATTGTGTGATGAAGATCGTTAAGAAAAGAGAAGATAGAGTTGTGAATGCAGAAGCTGATAGCTTTGGCAATGATTTTCTAGGATTACTTGTAAATGCCTATCATGATTTGGACGACAAAAATAGGCTTTCAATGGAAGACTTGGTAGCTGAGTGCAAAACATTCTACGTTGCCGGACAAGAAACTGTTAATGCCTTGCTTGCATGGATGGTCTTACTTTTAGCAATCCATAAAGATTGGCAAGAGAAAGCAAGAAGAGAGGTGATTGAGGTATTTGGTAACCAAAATCCAGATTCTGATGGCATTTCTAAACTCAAAATT ATCACCATGATCATTTATGAAACTTTAAGATTGTATGGTCCAACAAATGGCCTGCCAAGAAGAGTTGCAAGAAAAGTTCAGGTGGGAAAGCTAGTTTTCCCAGCTAATATAAATCTTCTTATTGCAAAGGCTGCACTTCACCATGACCATCAATTATGGGGAGATGATGTGCATATTTTTAAACCGGAAAGATTCGCTGATGGGATTGCCAAAGCTACCAATTACAATGCGGCAGCATTTTTCCCCTTTGGATTGGGACCCCGATTTTGTGTTGGTATGACCTTTGCAACCACAGAAACCAAGATTGCTCTCTCCATGATTCTACAACGCTACTCCTTTACCCTCTCCCCTGCCTATGTCCACTCACCTGTGCATATTATCACCCTTCAACCAGAACATGGAATTCAAGTAATACTTGAATCACTGCATAATGGTGCTTAA
- the LOC108475567 gene encoding cytochrome P450 CYP749A22-like produces the protein MELVILVPCSLFLIALIKFLYDYLWVPLSIQHMLNSQGIKGPPYRFIHGNNKEIIKMRKEAMSKPKALTHDMFIKLQPHTHSWIKEYGKNFVYWNGVRAELVISEAELVKEVMKNSLNVFPKAKPSVYVSNLLGNGLVMIEGEKWVKHRKLTNHVFHGESLKVKPSMGKVQVGKLVLPANINLLIAKAALHHDPQLWGDDVHLFKPERFADGIAKATNYNAAAFFPFGLGPRFCVGMTFATTETKIALSMILQRYSFTLSPAYVHSPVTIFTLKPEHGIQVIFESLHNGA, from the exons ATGGAGCTTGTAATTCTTGTCCCATGTTCTTTATTCCTCATAGCTTTAATCAAGTTCCTTTATGATTACTTGTGGGTGCCTCTTAGTATACAGCATATGCTGAATTCTCAGGGAATCAAAGGACCTCCTTACAGATTCATCCATGGCAACAACAAGGAAATtatcaaaatgagaaaggaaGCTATGAGCAAACCTAAGGCCTTGACGCATGATATGTTTATCAAATTGCAGCCACATACGCACTCCTGGATCAAAGAATATG GGAAGAATTTTGTGTATTGGAACGGTGTTCGAGCTGAACTGGTGATTTCAGAAGCTGAATTAGTCAAAGAGGTTATGAAAAATAGTTTAAATGTTTTTCCAAAAGCGAAGCCATCAGTTTATGTTAGCAACCTACTGGGAAATGGGCTTGTGATGATCGAGGGTGAAAAATGGGTGAAACATCGCAAGTTAACGAATCATGTTTTTCATGGGGAAAGTTTAAAGGTAAAGCCATCAATGGGGAAAGTTCAGGTGGGGAAGCTAGTTTTGCCAGCTAATATAAATCTTCTTATTGCAAAGGCTGCACTTCACCATGACCCTCAATTATGGGGAGATGATGTGCATCTTTTTAAACCGGAAAGATTCGCTGATGGGATTGCCAAAGCTACCAATTACAATGCTGCTGCATTTTTCCCCTTTGGATTGGGACCCCGATTTTGTGTTGGTATGACCTTTGCAACCACAGAAACCAAGATTGCTCTCTCCATGATTCTACAACGCTACTCCTTTACCCTCTCCCCTGCCTATGTCCACTCACCAGTGACTATTTTCACCCTTAAACCAGAACATGGAATTCAAGTAATATTTGAATCACTGCATAATGGTGCTTAA
- the LOC108475616 gene encoding cytochrome P450 CYP749A22-like isoform X1 yields MELVILVPCSLFLIALIKFLYDYLWVPLSIQHMLNSQGIKGPPYRFIHGNNKEIIKMRKEAMSKPKALTHDMFIKLQPHTHSWIKEYGKNFVYWNGARAELVISEAELVKEVMKNSLNVFPKAKPSVYVSNLLGNGLVMIEGEKWVKHRKLTNHVFHGESLKNMTPAVIASVETMLEKWKGKEGKEIEVYQEFRLLTSEVISRTAFGSSYLEGEKIFAMLNKLSIIMSRNLFNTKIPLISKLWKPADLLESERLANEIQDCVMKIVKKREDRVVNAEADSFGNDFLGLLVNAYHDLDDKNRLSMEDLVAECKTFYVAGQETVNALLAWMVLLLAIHKDWQEKARREVIEVFGNQNPDSDGISKLKIITMIIYETLRLYGPTNGLPRRVARKVQVGKLVFPANINLLIAKAALHHDHQLWGDDVHIFKPERFADGIAKATNYNAAAFFPFGLGPRFCVGMTFATTETKIALSMILQRYSFTLSPAYVHSPVHIITLQPEHGIQVILESLHNGA; encoded by the exons ATGGAGCTTGTAATTCTTGTCCCATGTTCTTTATTCCTCATAGCTTTAATCAAGTTCCTTTATGATTACTTGTGGGTGCCTCTTAGTATACAGCATATGCTGAATTCTCAGGGAATCAAAGGACCTCCTTACAGATTCATCCATGGCAACAACAAGGAAATtatcaaaatgagaaaggaaGCTATGAGCAAACCTAAGGCCTTGACGCATGATATGTTTATCAAATTGCAGCCACATACGCACTCCTGGATCAAAGAATATG GGAAGAATTTTGTGTATTGGAACGGTGCTCGAGCTGAACTGGTGATTTCAGAAGCTGAATTAGTCAAAGAGGTTATGAAAAATAGTTTAAATGTTTTTCCAAAAGCGAAGCCATCAGTTTATGTTAGCAACCTACTGGGAAATGGGCTTGTGATGATCGAGGGTGAAAAATGGGTGAAACATCGCAAGTTGACGAATCATGTTTTTCATGGGGAAAGTTTAAAG AACATGACACCAGCAGTAATTGCAAGTGTTGAAACAATGCTAGAGAAATGGAAAGGCAAAGAAGGCAAAGAGATTGAAGTCTATCAAGAATTTAGATTATTGACTTCAGAAGTGATATCCAGAACAGCTTTTGGTAGCAGCTACTTGGAAGGGGAGAAGATTTTTGCCATGTTGAACAAGTTATCAATAATTATGAGCCGAAATCTTTTTAATACTAAAATTCCTTTGATCAG CAAGTTATGGAAACCTGCTGATTTGCTGGAGTCTGAAAGACTTGCAAATGAAATACAAGATTGTGTGATGAAGATCGTTAAGAAAAGAGAAGATAGAGTTGTGAATGCAGAAGCTGATAGCTTTGGCAATGATTTTCTAGGATTACTTGTAAATGCCTATCATGATTTGGACGACAAAAATAGGCTTTCAATGGAAGACTTGGTAGCTGAGTGCAAAACATTCTACGTTGCCGGACAAGAAACTGTTAATGCCTTGCTTGCATGGATGGTCTTACTTTTAGCAATCCATAAAGATTGGCAAGAGAAAGCAAGAAGAGAGGTGATTGAGGTATTTGGTAACCAAAATCCAGATTCTGATGGCATTTCTAAACTCAAAATT ATCACCATGATCATTTATGAAACTTTAAGATTGTATGGTCCAACAAATGGCCTGCCAAGAAGAGTTGCAAGAAAAGTTCAGGTGGGAAAGCTAGTTTTCCCAGCTAATATAAATCTTCTTATTGCAAAGGCTGCACTTCACCATGACCATCAATTATGGGGAGATGATGTGCATATTTTTAAACCGGAAAGATTCGCTGATGGGATTGCCAAAGCTACCAATTACAATGCGGCAGCATTTTTCCCCTTTGGATTGGGACCCCGATTTTGTGTTGGTATGACCTTTGCAACCACAGAAACCAAGATTGCTCTCTCCATGATTCTACAACGCTACTCCTTTACCCTCTCCCCTGCCTATGTCCACTCACCTGTGCATATTATCACCCTTCAACCAGAACATGGAATTCAAGTAATACTTGAATCACTGCATAATGGTGCTTAA
- the LOC108475696 gene encoding cytochrome P450 CYP749A22-like — protein MSALTDLVILVPFCFFLVALIKFLYDYLWVPLRIQHLLNSQGIKGPPYKFIHGNNHEVTKMKKEALSKPLGLTDDILPRVQPHIYSWINRYGRNYLYWNGIRPELVISEPELVKEVLKNSENTFPKKKPSIFFSKLLGNGLLLLEGEKWVKRRKLANHVFHGERLKNMTPTVIASVETMLEKWKGQEGKEIEVFQEFRLLTSEVISRTAFDSSYLEGEKIFAMLKELSIIMSRNNFKTRIPLINKLWKPVDMLKSEELAKGIQDCVMKIVKKREDKVVNGEADSFTCKCIS, from the exons ATGAGTGCCTTGACAGATCTTGTGATTCTTGTCCCATTTTGTTTCTtcctcgtagctttaatcaagtTCCTTTATGATTACTTGTGGGTACCTCTCCGTATACAGCATCTGCTGAATTCACAGGGAATCAAAGGACCTCCTTACAAATTCATCCATGGCAACAACCATGAAGTTACCAAAATGAAAAAGGAAGCATTAAGCAAGCCTCTGGGCTTGACAGATGATATATTACCCAGGGTGCAGCCACATATTTACTCCTGGATCAACAGATATG GGAGGAATTATCTTTATTGGAACGGTATTCGACCTGAACTGGTTATTTCAGAACCTGAACTAGTCAAAGAGGTTctcaaaaatagtgaaaatacaTTTCCGAAAAAGAAGCCTTCGATCTTTTTTAGCAAGCTACTGGGGAACGGACTTTTGCTTCTTGAGGGTGAAAAATGGGTGAAGCGTCGGAAGCTAGCCAATCATGTTTTCCATGGGGAAAGATTAAAG AACATGACACCAACGGTTATTGCCAGCGTTGAAACAATGTTAGAGAAGTGGAAAGGCCAAGAAGGCAAAGAGATTGAAGTGTTTCAAGAATTTAGATTGTTGACTTCAGAAGTGATATCCAGAACAGCTTTTGATAGTAGTTACTTGGAAGGGGAGAAGATTTTTGCCATGTTGAAAGAGTTGTCTATAATTATGAGCCGAAATAATTTCAAGACTAGAATTCCTTTGATCAA CAAGTTATGGAAACCTGTAGATATGCTAAAGTCAGAAGAACTTGCAAAAGGAATACAAGATTGTGTGATGAAAATTGTTAAGAAACGAGAAGACAAAGTTGTGAATGGAGAAGCTGATAGCTTTACTTGTAAATGCATATCATGA